In one uncultured Methanoregula sp. genomic region, the following are encoded:
- a CDS encoding ATP-binding protein, translating to MDDIAILLVDDDPDFLEMSRILLEEQGFRDFTLARSSEEVLVLLKTRSFDVIVADYELPPGTNSIILLKTLKAQGNETPFIIFTGKGREEVAIEALNSGAAYYLQKGTQVELQFAELRNMILQLAEKKRAKETVERQEIELRLKNEELESFCYSISHDLRAPLRVIDGYCGVIHNIGGKGLDPNVQKYLTGIRAASVKMNTMIESLLKFSRAGRLALDCQEVDLSKMVWEFTTDLREQQPGRDVTIDIDEGMVVYGDRTLISMAVQNLVDNSWKFTGKTSQAQIKARMTSDAGQKIFSVSDNGAGFDAAQAENLFRPFTRFHTESEFPGTGIGVATVQRIIERHGGRIWAESQVGKGATFSFTLPDCRNRAAGAASHDREPK from the coding sequence ATGGACGACATTGCAATATTACTCGTTGATGACGATCCCGACTTTCTTGAGATGAGCAGGATCCTGCTCGAAGAGCAGGGCTTCCGGGATTTTACTCTGGCACGATCCTCGGAGGAGGTTCTTGTGCTTCTCAAAACCCGTTCATTTGACGTGATCGTGGCGGATTATGAACTGCCCCCGGGTACGAACAGCATTATCCTGTTGAAGACTTTAAAAGCACAGGGAAATGAGACGCCTTTCATCATCTTCACCGGAAAAGGCCGGGAAGAGGTTGCGATAGAGGCGCTCAACAGTGGGGCTGCATATTATCTCCAGAAAGGCACCCAGGTCGAACTCCAGTTTGCAGAACTCCGGAACATGATTTTGCAGCTGGCGGAAAAAAAGCGGGCCAAGGAGACGGTTGAACGCCAGGAGATCGAACTCAGGCTGAAAAATGAGGAACTGGAATCCTTCTGCTATTCCATCTCTCATGACCTGCGGGCCCCATTAAGGGTAATCGATGGCTATTGCGGCGTTATCCATAATATCGGGGGAAAGGGTCTTGATCCAAATGTCCAGAAATACTTAACCGGTATCCGTGCTGCCAGCGTGAAGATGAACACCATGATCGAGAGCCTGCTCAAATTTTCCCGGGCAGGGAGGCTCGCTCTCGACTGCCAGGAAGTGGATCTCTCAAAGATGGTATGGGAATTTACTACTGATCTGAGGGAGCAGCAGCCGGGCCGGGATGTGACCATTGATATTGATGAAGGGATGGTGGTATACGGTGACCGGACCCTCATTTCCATGGCCGTGCAGAACCTTGTGGATAATTCCTGGAAGTTCACGGGAAAAACGAGCCAGGCGCAGATCAAAGCCCGGATGACAAGCGATGCCGGGCAGAAGATCTTCTCTGTCAGCGATAATGGTGCGGGATTCGACGCAGCCCAGGCAGAAAACCTGTTCAGGCCCTTTACCCGTTTCCACACCGAATCGGAGTTTCCGGGTACCGGGATCGGTGTTGCAACGGTGCAGCGGATTATCGAGCGTCATGGCGGACGCATCTGGGCGGAAAGCCAGGTCGGGAAAGGGGCCACGTTCTCATTCACGCTGCCCGACTGCAGGAACCGGGCTGCCGGGGCCGCCTCTCACGACCGTGAACCCAAATAA
- a CDS encoding methyl-accepting chemotaxis protein: protein MTPNLNVLIVEDSPDDATLVVLELQKGGLAVTHTRVESAEGMKAALGREAWDIILCDYNIPNFGAMKALALVKELGVTIPFIVLSGVVGEETAVNTMRAGAHDFIVKGQYSRLVPAVKREIEEFEKEKAQAEKIKKQTDEAKKQKQLAFTMMMQNPQPLILVDTNYHIKIANDAFLVLSGITEEKLQSMSIRDFKVLEKSGHNIREALETKKGVTGQVTVEFPTGVHYLEQHTIPLLDKDSSIVALMAVYNDNTEKRKIEAAKAEFTQYQSSYFKTLSDDLTRMAQGDLKFKLVLPPANENTQEAHDQFVIINTAISEVRDALQLMIADANTLAAAAVAGKLDVRADVNRHQGDYRKIVEGVNNTLDAVIKPVNEALRMSQAYARQNFSVRMDDNLKVAGDFLVFKESLNSIGIAVSAAVKGVNVQTANLTSSAQEALNSLNEVASASAHIATNAQKVNENADMSAMGVEQVLKAMEDMNAAVEQVTSSMEGVSNQAKQASDVSKAGAVIAENVEKGMGDIAKSSTIVYNVVHDIETQMASISKIVTLISDLANQTNLLALNAAIEAARAGEAGRGFAVVATEVKSLAQESRGSAEKIGEMIATLNKSTKEAALAMDDAKNHVTKGTQMSAEALEAFRKIKVAAEGVANAAAEVAAASQEQAATVQEITASVHEVSSKIESTAKEASNAAAAAEEATASVSEVNRVVENVNKIADNVSREMAKFTV from the coding sequence ATGACCCCAAACCTTAATGTGCTTATTGTTGAGGATTCACCAGATGATGCCACGCTTGTTGTACTCGAACTCCAGAAAGGCGGCCTTGCGGTTACCCATACACGGGTTGAATCCGCGGAGGGGATGAAAGCAGCCCTGGGCCGCGAGGCATGGGACATTATTCTCTGTGATTATAATATCCCCAATTTTGGTGCCATGAAAGCGCTCGCTCTTGTCAAAGAACTGGGCGTGACCATTCCCTTCATTGTCCTCTCCGGTGTGGTGGGCGAGGAGACTGCCGTCAACACCATGCGGGCCGGCGCCCATGACTTTATTGTAAAAGGCCAGTACTCCCGGCTGGTCCCGGCAGTGAAGCGCGAGATCGAGGAGTTCGAGAAGGAGAAAGCCCAGGCCGAAAAGATAAAAAAACAGACGGACGAGGCCAAAAAACAAAAACAGCTGGCGTTCACGATGATGATGCAGAACCCCCAGCCACTGATCCTGGTGGACACCAACTATCATATCAAAATAGCCAATGACGCTTTCCTCGTGCTGAGTGGGATTACGGAAGAAAAACTCCAGAGCATGAGTATCCGGGATTTCAAGGTGCTGGAAAAGAGCGGTCATAACATCCGCGAAGCTCTTGAAACAAAGAAAGGAGTCACCGGCCAGGTGACTGTCGAGTTCCCGACCGGCGTCCATTATCTCGAACAGCACACGATCCCGCTCCTGGATAAAGACTCGAGCATCGTGGCCCTGATGGCGGTCTATAACGACAATACCGAAAAACGTAAGATCGAGGCCGCAAAAGCGGAATTCACGCAATACCAGAGCTCCTATTTCAAGACGCTGTCCGATGATCTTACCCGGATGGCCCAGGGCGACCTGAAGTTCAAACTGGTTCTCCCTCCCGCAAATGAGAACACCCAGGAAGCGCATGACCAGTTTGTTATCATCAATACGGCGATCTCTGAAGTAAGGGATGCACTCCAGCTCATGATTGCTGATGCCAACACGCTTGCTGCTGCTGCCGTTGCAGGAAAACTCGACGTGCGGGCCGATGTTAACCGGCATCAGGGAGATTACCGGAAGATCGTCGAAGGTGTCAACAATACGCTTGATGCGGTTATCAAACCCGTCAATGAAGCGCTCCGGATGTCGCAGGCATATGCCCGGCAGAATTTCTCTGTCCGGATGGATGACAACCTCAAAGTTGCCGGCGATTTCCTCGTCTTCAAGGAGTCCCTCAATAGTATAGGAATTGCCGTATCTGCAGCGGTCAAGGGTGTCAATGTCCAGACCGCAAATCTTACATCTTCCGCGCAGGAGGCTCTCAACAGCCTCAACGAGGTAGCCTCGGCCTCCGCCCATATTGCAACGAATGCCCAGAAAGTCAACGAGAACGCCGACATGAGTGCCATGGGGGTCGAACAGGTGCTCAAGGCAATGGAAGACATGAATGCAGCTGTCGAGCAGGTTACGTCCAGCATGGAAGGGGTCTCCAACCAGGCAAAACAGGCAAGTGATGTCTCAAAAGCCGGTGCCGTCATTGCTGAAAATGTTGAGAAAGGCATGGGGGATATTGCCAAATCCAGCACAATCGTGTATAATGTAGTCCATGATATAGAAACCCAGATGGCGAGTATCTCCAAGATCGTCACGCTGATCAGCGACCTTGCCAACCAGACCAACCTGCTCGCCCTCAACGCGGCCATTGAAGCGGCGCGGGCGGGCGAGGCCGGCCGGGGATTTGCCGTTGTGGCAACTGAAGTCAAGTCCCTTGCGCAGGAATCAAGGGGCAGCGCAGAAAAGATCGGGGAGATGATCGCCACCCTCAATAAATCGACAAAAGAGGCTGCCCTTGCCATGGATGATGCAAAAAACCATGTTACGAAGGGCACCCAGATGTCTGCCGAAGCGCTCGAAGCCTTCCGGAAGATCAAGGTTGCGGCAGAAGGTGTGGCAAATGCAGCAGCTGAAGTAGCCGCCGCAAGCCAGGAGCAGGCAGCAACGGTCCAGGAGATCACGGCAAGCGTCCATGAAGTCAGCTCCAAGATCGAGAGCACTGCAAAGGAGGCAAGCAATGCTGCAGCAGCTGCCGAGGAAGCAACCGCTTCGGTGAGCGAAGTGAACCGGGTTGTAGAAAACGTCAACAAGATCGCGGATAATGTCTCCCGCGAGATGGCCAAGTTCACGGTCTGA
- a CDS encoding PAS domain S-box protein, whose amino-acid sequence MISVLFIDDNTDLLLQIRTFLEKTGEFKVESARSTKHAIEKLEGRKFDIIISCEQAPDVNGIEFVSDMNGIEFLKYLKSMRNTTPVILLSRRGANKIALQEVKTAIEISLPKTGDIRPQLFEMVNLIKQTSMRRKAEWDQKTQNEQLATILSATPLGIFQMRNGILGWVNHPFAAMIGAEELGLVGKDLRSFFRTAEEYEQACREFLIRRDAGGLLHADCRFLKKDGSILPCHVQVQPLDPRDVTAGGTFVVTDNSERQKMADAVKESESKYREILQNTQSIIIRMDTLGNITFFNHYALTFFDYTSEDVIGRNVVGTIVPQKTRVQHDLSMMVNDLGFNAEGYAVNVNENIRRNGDHVWIAWINKAIRDEQGHIVEILCIGHDITDRKQRTGEVRISTDSWKDTVIVDTDVKDEVFDAVFHICTEISIEGREGKPVGTTFLIGDTKNVLEKSRQIILNPFEGHKPELRVVTNAELKENIKALAQLDGAFVITGDGFVEAVGRYITVDTSNVSLPPGMGTRHNSVAAISQVTNTVGIVVSQSGGGITVFRHGQIIKKVTL is encoded by the coding sequence ATGATCTCTGTTTTGTTTATCGACGACAATACTGATCTTCTCCTGCAAATCCGTACATTCCTTGAAAAGACCGGGGAGTTCAAGGTGGAATCAGCCCGGTCCACCAAGCATGCAATAGAGAAACTCGAAGGCCGGAAGTTCGATATCATCATCTCCTGCGAGCAGGCCCCGGACGTGAACGGGATCGAGTTCGTCTCGGACATGAACGGGATCGAGTTTTTAAAATACCTTAAGTCCATGCGGAATACTACGCCCGTGATCCTGCTCAGCAGGAGGGGAGCAAACAAGATCGCTCTCCAGGAAGTGAAGACCGCGATCGAGATCTCACTCCCTAAAACCGGTGATATCCGGCCGCAGCTCTTCGAGATGGTCAATCTCATCAAACAGACTTCCATGCGCCGGAAGGCCGAGTGGGACCAGAAGACCCAGAACGAGCAGCTGGCAACCATCCTGTCGGCTACGCCCCTTGGGATCTTCCAGATGCGAAACGGTATCCTGGGGTGGGTGAACCACCCGTTCGCCGCCATGATCGGCGCAGAAGAGCTGGGTCTTGTGGGAAAGGATCTCCGCTCCTTTTTCAGGACTGCCGAAGAGTACGAGCAGGCATGCCGGGAGTTCCTTATCCGGAGGGATGCCGGCGGGCTCCTGCACGCGGACTGCAGGTTTTTAAAAAAGGACGGGTCAATCCTGCCCTGCCATGTCCAGGTGCAGCCACTTGATCCCCGTGATGTAACGGCGGGCGGAACGTTTGTCGTTACGGATAATTCCGAGCGGCAGAAGATGGCCGATGCTGTAAAAGAGAGCGAGAGCAAGTACCGGGAGATCCTCCAGAACACGCAGAGCATCATCATCCGGATGGACACCCTGGGGAACATCACGTTCTTCAACCACTATGCCCTGACATTCTTCGATTATACGAGCGAGGACGTTATCGGCAGGAATGTTGTGGGAACCATTGTCCCGCAGAAGACCCGGGTCCAGCACGATCTCTCGATGATGGTAAACGACCTGGGCTTCAATGCCGAAGGTTACGCCGTTAACGTGAACGAGAATATCCGCAGGAACGGCGACCATGTCTGGATTGCCTGGATCAACAAGGCGATCCGCGATGAGCAGGGGCACATCGTGGAGATCCTCTGCATAGGTCACGATATCACGGACCGGAAACAGCGGACCGGTGAAGTCCGGATAAGCACGGATTCCTGGAAGGATACCGTAATCGTGGATACGGATGTGAAAGACGAGGTCTTCGATGCGGTCTTCCATATCTGCACGGAGATCTCGATCGAGGGCCGTGAAGGAAAACCTGTTGGTACGACATTCCTGATCGGGGACACGAAGAACGTGCTCGAGAAATCCCGTCAGATCATCCTGAACCCGTTCGAGGGCCACAAGCCCGAGCTCCGCGTAGTCACCAATGCCGAACTCAAGGAAAATATCAAGGCCCTTGCCCAGCTTGACGGTGCGTTTGTCATCACCGGTGATGGTTTTGTCGAGGCGGTTGGCCGGTACATCACGGTCGATACGAGCAATGTCTCCCTTCCGCCGGGCATGGGAACCCGGCACAACTCGGTTGCCGCAATCTCGCAGGTGACCAATACCGTGGGGATTGTGGTCTCGCAGAGCGGCGGCGGGATAACGGTCTTCCGTCACGGACAGATTATTAAGAAAGTAACGCTGTAA
- a CDS encoding MarR family transcriptional regulator — protein sequence MGDPVDEGLKLIQSRSEGVLQSELWKELGVDSRKCSRIVKKLEEGGLIERIEFKKDGIKTYLLRAKQMPVNPADLLAGDELIPCIGCELECIVEECHPLMDWMYQLAIVQHTE from the coding sequence ATGGGAGATCCGGTAGATGAAGGACTGAAACTGATTCAGTCGAGATCTGAAGGTGTTCTTCAGAGCGAGCTCTGGAAAGAGCTGGGTGTTGACAGCCGGAAGTGTTCCCGGATCGTGAAAAAACTTGAGGAAGGCGGTCTCATCGAACGGATCGAGTTCAAGAAAGACGGGATCAAGACCTACCTCCTGCGGGCAAAGCAGATGCCGGTTAATCCTGCCGATCTCCTTGCCGGCGATGAACTGATACCGTGCATCGGCTGCGAGCTGGAGTGCATTGTGGAAGAGTGCCATCCGCTCATGGACTGGATGTACCAGCTGGCAATCGTCCAGCACACAGAATAA
- a CDS encoding LSM domain-containing protein, producing MVNGIVLPIKKVFALVDSKISVEIKDEGRKLQGRLVAVDEYLNIHMEETTEFVDNQRGRSLGTVVIRGNNILTIAPVI from the coding sequence ATGGTTAACGGAATTGTTTTGCCAATAAAGAAAGTGTTTGCGCTCGTCGATTCAAAAATTTCCGTCGAGATCAAAGACGAAGGCCGGAAGCTGCAGGGGCGCCTCGTGGCCGTTGATGAATATCTCAACATCCACATGGAAGAGACAACCGAGTTTGTCGACAACCAGAGGGGCCGGAGTCTTGGCACGGTCGTAATCCGTGGGAATAATATCCTCACTATTGCGCCGGTAATCTGA
- the fbp gene encoding fructose-1,6-bisphosphate aldolase/phosphatase: MPKTTISVIKADVGSFPGHSRTHPKLLEKAAKMLKEEKGRLLIDAFVTHCGDDLELIMTHTHGVDNEKVHKLAWDVFMECTKIAKSMKLYGAGQDMLSDAFSGNVKGLGPGVAEMEFEERASDPVLIFMADKTEPGAWNYFLYKIFADPFNTSGLVIDPSMRKGFTFEVHDLMEKRMIMFKCPEETYSLLAYIGAPSRYVIKHVFTRDGEIAAASSTQRLSLIAGRYVGKDDPVMIVRSQSGFPAVGEVLEPFCTPVLVAGWMRGSHHGPFMPVGLCDANMARFDGPPRVICFGFQICNGQLIGPADMFDDPSFDRVRSRCNDLADMIRSQGPFEPHRLSLEEMEYTTLPAVEKDLRTRWAPIPE, translated from the coding sequence ATGCCAAAGACAACCATCTCTGTGATAAAAGCGGATGTGGGCAGTTTTCCCGGACACTCTCGTACCCACCCGAAGTTGCTGGAAAAGGCAGCAAAGATGCTCAAGGAGGAGAAGGGCCGGCTTCTTATTGACGCCTTCGTCACGCACTGCGGTGATGACCTTGAGCTGATCATGACGCATACCCATGGCGTGGATAATGAAAAAGTGCATAAGCTGGCATGGGATGTCTTCATGGAATGCACAAAGATCGCAAAGAGCATGAAACTCTATGGTGCCGGCCAGGACATGCTATCCGATGCATTTTCCGGCAATGTCAAGGGTCTTGGACCCGGCGTTGCGGAGATGGAATTTGAGGAGCGGGCGAGCGATCCGGTACTCATTTTTATGGCAGACAAGACCGAGCCGGGTGCATGGAACTATTTCCTGTACAAGATCTTTGCCGATCCGTTCAACACCTCTGGTCTGGTAATAGACCCCTCGATGCGCAAGGGTTTTACTTTCGAAGTCCACGACCTCATGGAAAAGCGCATGATCATGTTCAAATGCCCCGAAGAGACCTACAGCCTTCTTGCCTATATCGGGGCACCGTCCCGGTACGTCATCAAACATGTATTCACCCGGGATGGCGAGATTGCTGCCGCCAGCAGCACCCAGCGCCTGAGCCTGATCGCCGGAAGATATGTGGGTAAGGACGACCCGGTCATGATCGTCCGCTCCCAGAGTGGTTTTCCTGCTGTCGGCGAAGTGCTCGAACCCTTCTGCACCCCGGTACTTGTGGCCGGCTGGATGCGGGGATCCCACCATGGCCCCTTTATGCCGGTAGGTCTCTGTGATGCAAACATGGCGCGGTTCGATGGTCCGCCCCGTGTCATCTGCTTCGGTTTTCAGATCTGCAATGGTCAGTTGATCGGCCCCGCGGACATGTTTGATGACCCGTCATTTGACCGGGTCCGATCGAGGTGCAATGATCTTGCCGATATGATCCGTTCCCAGGGCCCCTTCGAACCCCATCGCCTATCGCTCGAGGAGATGGAGTATACGACGCTTCCTGCTGTTGAAAAAGATCTCAGGACGCGTTGGGCTCCGATTCCCGAATAA
- a CDS encoding class II fructose-bisphosphate aldolase yields MKDNAFGPISGSTILNGVSGKKAIVMAANVRIAAVAKGIFQAAKDTDSAVIMELARSECDLKGGYTGMTPKDFSSKMNAAAQAVKFDVWALHADHITIKKGDAAEVEGTKQLIDAQVQAGYTSFAIDASHLFNFEGKTVREELEDNIRVTTELARYIKSRMNNREFGLEVEVGEIGRKDTGGLILTKPEEAVEYIRALNENNVFPHALAIANGSTHGHTYDALGNVVEQLSIDIPQTKAIAEALRKNKLHVGIAQHGITGTPRELINLHFPKGDIIKGNVGTFWQDVAFNTFKIYEPALYKEIQDWTLEKYRPLNPGKKDRQIFDGNCKMAIKEFYKQIYSVEEATEQAMVAMAYAESLLFFRAFGAYGSALAVRKSSQ; encoded by the coding sequence ATGAAGGATAACGCGTTCGGTCCAATCTCCGGGTCAACCATCCTGAATGGTGTTTCCGGTAAAAAAGCCATTGTCATGGCTGCAAATGTGAGGATAGCTGCAGTAGCGAAAGGTATTTTCCAGGCTGCAAAAGATACCGATTCGGCAGTCATCATGGAACTCGCCCGGTCTGAGTGCGATCTCAAGGGTGGATATACCGGTATGACCCCGAAGGATTTCTCATCAAAGATGAATGCAGCAGCGCAGGCCGTGAAATTCGATGTCTGGGCCCTCCATGCCGACCACATCACCATCAAGAAAGGGGATGCAGCCGAGGTCGAGGGAACAAAACAGCTGATCGATGCCCAGGTGCAGGCCGGCTACACCTCCTTTGCGATCGATGCATCACACCTTTTCAATTTCGAGGGAAAGACGGTCCGGGAAGAACTTGAAGATAATATCCGCGTGACAACGGAACTGGCACGCTACATCAAGAGCCGGATGAACAACCGGGAGTTCGGCCTTGAAGTGGAAGTCGGGGAGATCGGGAGAAAGGATACCGGAGGCCTCATCCTGACCAAACCCGAGGAAGCTGTCGAGTATATCCGGGCGCTCAACGAGAACAATGTCTTTCCTCATGCGCTTGCCATAGCAAACGGCAGCACCCACGGCCATACCTATGATGCACTCGGAAATGTGGTAGAACAGCTCTCCATCGACATCCCCCAGACAAAAGCTATTGCCGAAGCCCTGCGGAAGAACAAGCTGCACGTGGGTATCGCCCAGCATGGTATCACCGGCACTCCCCGCGAGTTGATCAACCTTCATTTCCCCAAGGGCGATATCATCAAGGGCAATGTCGGGACGTTCTGGCAGGATGTGGCGTTCAATACCTTCAAAATTTACGAACCTGCTTTATACAAGGAGATCCAGGACTGGACCCTTGAGAAATACCGGCCCCTGAACCCCGGCAAGAAGGATCGCCAGATCTTTGACGGGAACTGCAAGATGGCGATAAAAGAATTCTACAAACAGATCTATTCCGTGGAAGAAGCAACCGAGCAGGCAATGGTTGCGATGGCTTACGCGGAGAGTCTCCTCTTTTTCAGGGCCTTCGGCGCCTACGGATCCGCCTTGGCAGTCAGAAAATCCTCTCAATAA
- a CDS encoding class 1 fructose-bisphosphatase has translation MILKEFLAGAGTEKSLTELILFLSEQAQHVKKGFHLTKTPAHEQTHNTYGEAQMALDVFADGIFINGLKKARLVRYIATEEQHTIIEVENPKFEFGVVIDPLDGSSLIDVNLCVGSIIGIYPGHVLEKGKTLVAALYFLYGPLTILTLTTGKGVHEFVLDEDGDFILRHQDIRIPDGKIYAPGALRRDYLPAHARWIEHLEHSGYKLRFSGCFVADVHQILHKGGVFTYPGFKGREKGKLRLLYEANPMGKIIHEAGGAISNGRADILEIKPDAIDQVTPIYVGSKNEIGLIEKYMSEG, from the coding sequence ATGATACTCAAGGAATTTCTCGCCGGTGCGGGAACAGAAAAAAGCCTGACAGAACTCATTCTTTTTCTGAGTGAGCAGGCCCAGCATGTCAAAAAAGGGTTTCACTTAACAAAAACGCCGGCTCACGAGCAGACCCACAATACGTATGGCGAAGCCCAGATGGCGCTCGACGTGTTTGCGGACGGGATTTTCATCAACGGCTTAAAAAAAGCCCGTCTTGTCCGCTACATAGCAACCGAAGAGCAGCATACTATCATCGAGGTTGAGAACCCGAAATTTGAGTTTGGCGTTGTCATCGATCCCCTGGACGGATCCTCCCTCATTGATGTCAACCTCTGCGTTGGATCCATCATCGGAATCTATCCCGGTCACGTGCTCGAAAAGGGAAAAACCCTTGTAGCTGCTCTCTATTTCCTCTACGGGCCGCTCACGATCCTGACCCTGACGACCGGCAAGGGGGTCCACGAGTTCGTGCTTGACGAGGACGGGGACTTCATCCTCCGGCACCAGGATATCCGGATCCCTGACGGGAAAATTTACGCCCCGGGTGCGCTGCGACGCGATTACCTGCCGGCGCATGCCCGCTGGATCGAGCACCTCGAACACTCCGGCTACAAGCTCCGGTTCAGCGGCTGTTTCGTGGCCGATGTCCACCAGATCCTGCACAAGGGCGGGGTGTTCACGTATCCCGGGTTCAAGGGGCGGGAGAAAGGGAAGCTGCGGCTGCTGTACGAGGCCAACCCCATGGGAAAGATCATCCATGAGGCCGGGGGTGCGATCAGCAACGGCAGGGCTGATATTCTGGAGATCAAGCCCGATGCGATCGACCAGGTCACTCCCATCTATGTGGGGAGCAAGAATGAGATCGGGCTGATTGAAAAGTATATGTCGGAAGGATGA
- a CDS encoding glucose-6-phosphate isomerase family protein, with amino-acid sequence MTIKSPHPDKMLRMDMHPASWEHPLPSPVIRYAEDLWAVLADPACECTGPVYHMYRGVNSSPEDRRWMEEQQIRFDITVIPPRELCGEFIKTKGHYHPDDPDGAGYPEIYEVLAGEAHYLIQTRDCSDIVMISARAGDVVVVPSGYGHVTINPSRDSVLEMANLVSSRFSSDYLGYESRHGAAYFEMADGEFVKNPAYPEHTTLRLVRAQRLSDVSDAIPDPLYDLVRKRDPLLEFLNYPEKHEALFRDLYP; translated from the coding sequence ATGACCATTAAGTCTCCCCATCCCGATAAGATGCTCCGGATGGATATGCATCCGGCCAGCTGGGAGCACCCGCTTCCTTCACCCGTCATCCGTTATGCTGAAGATCTCTGGGCGGTACTTGCGGACCCTGCCTGTGAATGCACTGGTCCTGTGTATCATATGTACCGCGGGGTTAATTCTTCACCCGAAGACCGCCGGTGGATGGAGGAACAGCAGATCCGTTTTGACATCACGGTGATACCGCCCCGCGAACTCTGTGGGGAATTCATCAAGACAAAAGGCCACTATCACCCGGACGACCCTGATGGAGCAGGATATCCGGAGATCTATGAGGTGCTTGCCGGTGAGGCACATTACCTTATCCAGACCCGGGATTGTTCCGATATAGTAATGATCTCTGCCCGTGCAGGAGATGTCGTGGTGGTTCCTTCCGGCTATGGTCATGTCACCATCAACCCGTCCCGCGATTCGGTACTCGAGATGGCAAACCTGGTCTCATCCCGGTTTTCGAGCGATTACCTGGGCTATGAATCCCGTCACGGGGCCGCGTACTTTGAGATGGCAGACGGGGAATTTGTAAAAAACCCTGCGTATCCTGAACATACGACCCTGAGACTTGTAAGGGCGCAACGTCTCAGTGATGTATCCGATGCCATACCCGATCCACTCTACGACCTCGTCAGGAAACGGGATCCCCTACTGGAATTTCTCAATTACCCGGAGAAGCACGAAGCATTATTCCGTGATCTTTACCCGTGA
- a CDS encoding ATP-dependent 6-phosphofructokinase produces the protein MKTIGVLTGGGDCPGLNAVIRAVVRAGFRYDFETLGIRNGWLGLIDGDVEPLTDFSVSGILPKGGTILGTSRTNPLADKADFQKIQYNMKRYGIHALVVIGGDGTLSAARDVALQGINLVGVPKTIDNDISGTDVTFGFDTAVSTVTEAIDRLHTTAESHHRIIVVEVMGRNVGWIALTAGIAGGADAILIPEVHFTLEEVCEKLRARSEAGKKFSIVVIAEGAHREDIGVPPVPESDRDECGHEKFVGVGNMLGKELERCLGVETRVTTLGHVQRGGSPTAYDRVLATRFGVAAVDLIHAGDFGKMVALQSNRITAITIDSAVRQLKTVDPEFYELANTVTGGRK, from the coding sequence TTGAAAACAATCGGTGTGCTGACGGGAGGAGGTGACTGCCCGGGACTCAATGCAGTGATCCGGGCCGTTGTGCGGGCAGGATTCAGGTATGATTTCGAGACACTCGGGATACGGAACGGGTGGCTCGGGCTCATTGACGGCGATGTGGAACCGCTGACCGATTTCTCGGTATCCGGGATCCTTCCCAAAGGCGGGACTATCCTTGGCACATCCCGGACAAACCCTCTCGCTGACAAGGCGGATTTCCAGAAGATCCAGTACAACATGAAAAGATACGGCATTCATGCCCTGGTTGTCATCGGGGGTGACGGGACCCTCTCGGCGGCGCGGGATGTTGCACTTCAGGGAATAAATCTCGTAGGAGTCCCCAAGACCATTGATAATGACATCAGCGGAACCGATGTCACGTTCGGCTTCGACACTGCCGTCTCTACCGTGACCGAGGCGATAGACCGGCTCCATACCACTGCCGAGTCCCATCACCGGATCATTGTTGTTGAAGTGATGGGGCGCAATGTCGGATGGATTGCCCTCACTGCAGGAATAGCCGGCGGTGCGGATGCGATTCTCATCCCGGAAGTACACTTTACCCTTGAAGAGGTCTGTGAAAAACTCCGCGCACGTTCCGAGGCAGGAAAAAAGTTCTCCATTGTCGTTATTGCCGAAGGGGCGCACCGGGAGGATATCGGTGTCCCTCCCGTCCCCGAGTCTGACCGGGATGAATGCGGGCATGAAAAATTCGTCGGTGTGGGGAACATGCTGGGGAAAGAGCTGGAACGGTGTCTCGGTGTGGAAACTCGTGTCACTACGCTCGGGCATGTCCAGCGCGGAGGTTCGCCCACTGCCTATGACCGTGTCCTTGCCACCCGGTTCGGTGTTGCTGCCGTAGATCTGATCCATGCCGGGGATTTCGGAAAAATGGTGGCCCTGCAATCAAACCGGATAACTGCAATCACCATTGATTCAGCGGTCCGGCAGCTTAAAACGGTAGATCCCGAATTCTATGAACTCGCGAATACGGTTACCGGAGGGAGAAAATGA